TACGACTACGCCAACCACCATATTTTTTGACAAGGTGATAAGGCATTTCAAAATGTGACAAGGTAATCACTGGTTCAATCTGATGCGATAAAAGATCATCAAACACGTCATCATAAAATTTCAGCCCTGCTTCGTTCGGCTGTTCTTCATCACCATTCGGGAAAATTCTAGTCCAAGCTATGCTTGTCCGAAAACAGTTCAAGCCTAAATCAGCAAAGAGCTGATCATCTTCATGATAGCGATGATAATAATCAATAGCATCATGATTGGGATAATTCTCGCCTGATTGAACACCGTCTGTAATTCTGCGTTTAGTTTCATTATCGCCTGCGGTCATCACATCAGCAATGCTGACCCCTTTACCGCCTGCTTGCCACCCACCTTCGAATTGATGAGCAGCGACTGCGCCGCCCCACAAGAAACCTTTAGGAAATGCTGTCAAAATAATCCTCCTTATTTAGTCCTCGAACCATTTACAATTGGTCTGCCGCTTCTTAAGCCGCCGCCTCCGCTGCACCTTTTGCCTGCTCATCTTTATATAGTTTGCCATCATAGAACTTAATAAATGGGAACCAAATCAGGAAGGCTACAAGCGCACAAACGAAAGCTAAAACAATTGCTCGCCAATCGCCTGCCGTGCCGATGAACCCTGAAAGACCAAGTGGTGTTGGCCATGCCGGCTGTGCAATCATCGGTTTAACCCAATGCATTGAAATTGCGAAGTAAGCCATACTCATGGATGCCATCGGTGCTAAGAAGAATGGAATCGCTGTATATGGATTATAAACAACTGGCATACCGAAAAGAATTGGTTCGTTAATGTTGAAGAAAGCTGGAACAACAGATGCCTTGCCTAATGCACCAAGCTGTGCCGATTTTGCAAAGAAGGCGATAAAAATAACCATTCCAAGCGTAGCGCCTGATCCACCTATAGTCACAAAACAGTTATTAAATTCTCCGGCAAATGGGATGTTTGCCCCCTTCTGATTCAACTGCATATTGGAGAGAACAATTGGGGTAAGGAACGAGGTCACAATCGTTGCGCCGTGAATGCCAACGATCCAAAGCGCATGCATGATAAAGTAGACGACCATTAGTCCTACCCATGTACTGGTCAGGTTAGTAACAAAACCAAACGGAATAGCAACAATCTTATAGATATCGGTGTTGAATGCCATCAAAATACCATTAATGATAATGACAGTTAAGGCAATCGCAGCGGTCGGAATCAAAGCTGTAAAGGAACGTGAAACACCAGCTGGGACGGTATCCGGCATACTGACCACAATATTCTTTTTAACAAACCACGCATAAAGTTTTACTGCAATAATCGACATGATAATGGCCGTAAAGATACCAGTCGTTCCCAGCCGAGTTACCCCACCTGCGATGGCATAACCATCTATAATCTTGTTGTCCTTGGTGATTTCGGTGACCAAGGTCGCTGTCCCACCTTTAAAGACTAATTCAGGTATACACATAAAAAACGCCATCATAGAAAGCAATGCACCATTTAGAGGATTAATATCAATTTTTTCTTCCTGAGCCTGAATGCGAGTATATTCATAACCAAAAACTAAACAGAAATAAAGTGCTAAAATGCCCATGGTCGCGCCATTGGCAAGCATATACAAATTTGCAACCTTATCAAAAGAACCCTTCCAAATACCGACTAATGCCGGAAAACTTTGGGGGAGAACATTAATAATTAAAAACATTGATCCAACGATGGTAAATGGAATGGATGCCATTCCGGCAGCCATGACTCCGCGAACGATTCTGAACGAGGCAAGTTTTCCCATTGGTCCCATCAAATGATTGTTCATAAATTTAAACAATTTATTATTACTTGAATCCATAGTTTTGTCTCCTTGTTTGAGCTCATTGTATGCTTTGAGCAAATTTATTTATTTGTTGTAAATACCGATCCTGATTTTTTTCAATCAAACGGATACGCACTAAGAGATAAAAACATATGCCTAGACCAATTAACAGAACAGTCGTTGCCAGAGATAAACCCTTTTGTCCTAAAAATGGAAACAGTTTTGTCCCAGATCCAGCGACAATTATGGATAAGCTCAGGAAATTGCTTATTAACTGAACTACATAACCGAACTTAGTAAATGGTAACTTGCTATCTCTTCGCCAGTACTTACTTACTTGTTCAACCGCTACCACTGCATTTATAACGGTCAAACAAAACGGTACCCATTTCATCGCGCCCTGTGTGCCCAAACTAAGAAAAAACCAATATAAATTTGCAAAGAAAAAACCGGCGGTCACGTAACGGATTAATAAATAGCGATTAAAGTACATACTAGTTAAGCTTAATTCTCTCCGACTCTTGTCATATCTTGCTTTATTTTGGTCTGACATGCGTGTCACATTCCTTTCGCTTAGACTTATTTCGTAGCTAACTTTTTATAGAGGTCAACGATTTCCCCTGCTAAGTCTCGAAATGTGATTGCATTCATAACATGATCCTGTCCGTGCACCATCAATAATGATACTGGATGTTTTTTCCCTTGAGCTTCTTCGGTTAACATACCTGTTTGTGCATTATGTGCATCTGACAGAAAGCTGTCTGCCTCTTTCAGTTTTGCTTCTGCGGTAGAAAAATCACCGACTTTTGCAGCTTTAATTGCCTCAAAAGAAGATCCTTTTGCATTTCCTCCGGCCATAATTAGCTGCATGATCACTAGTTGCTCTTGCTCGTTCATCCTGACCTCCTACTGCTCGTCAATCAGCTTAAGCGCCGTTTTTAGAACATTTTCGCCTTTCATTAAGCCGTAATCCTGCATATTGATCACTTGAACTGGGATACTAAGATCCTTTTTGAAATCTCCCTCTAAATAACGCACTTGTGGTCCAAGCATCAGGACATCTGGCTTTTCTGAATCTAACTTGTCATGGGCATCTGAAGCCGAAGTAGCAAAGATTTTTGCTTCAATACCATCTTTGGTCGCTGCATCTTCCATTTTTTTGACTAACATACTGGTTGACATACCTGCTGCACAAACTAACATAATTGTCTTCTTACCCATTAGTTTTTCCTCGCTTTCAAAATTTCAAAGTTATTGTTCACCACAGAATGACTTTTTAATATCAGCATACTCGCTAGCTTAACGAGCCATATCAGAAGTCATTCGAATGACTATTCGTTCGAACGACTTTTATAATACCAAGAAATCGCTTTCTTGTAAACGATTTCTTGAACTTTTTGAAATTTTGTCTCTACGCCTTATCGCAAAAGGCCGGCAACTGATAATGAAGACTTCAAATAGCGATAAGCAAAAAAAAGCCTTCCAGCAAGGCATATTAATTGCTGGAAAGCTTTATAATTTATATTTTAAGTCAACCAGTTAAGCATTTGTTACCGGTTTCTCCGCATCTTCCAATAACTGTCGGAATGGAATCAGACTTTCTGCATGATATTTCTTCACAAAAGCATCCACAGCAGCAGGATCCTGAGTTTGCTTGTCCAAAACAAGTTGTTCAACCGGAATTGGACGAAGATCAGAAATCTTCACATCAATGACAACCGGACCCTTACGATCTTTTGCCTTAGAAAATGCGGCTTTCAATTCGTCCAGATTGTGCACTTCAAATCCTTGAGCACCTAACGCTTCAGCTGCCTTACCATAATCGGCATCAATTAAATCAACCCCGGAGTGCGGCTGTTGCGTGTCATCCTGTTCAGCTTCAATAAAGCCCAAACTCTCATTCGTCAAAACAACGTTGATGATTGGCATATGATATTTGACCTGTGTCAGAATATCCTGCATGACCATGGCAAATCCACCATCACCAGAAATTGACCAAACTTGCCGATCAGGGAATTCCGCTTGCGCACCAATCGCTGCTGGCAAGGCATAACCCATTGTCGCATACCAGCCAGACGTCGTGAACACTTGATCATCATTGGTCTTCAGATAACGCATCCCATTGATGGTAACATTGCCAACGTCTACTTGGAAAATGGCATCTTTTTCGGCCATCTCATTGATCAATTTGAAGATTGGTTCAACGCGCAGTGGCGTGGAGCCATCATCTTCAAATGAAGTCATCCACTCGCGCCAATTTTCCTTGTTGGCCAGAGCAGCCCGATACCAAGCGCTTTCTGGCAATTGATCAGCCTTTTCGCTCAGTGCCTTGATGAACTTCTTAGCATCGGCCAAAACAGCTAAGTCAACCGTGTGACGACGGCCAAACTTGCTACCGTCAATATCAACCTGAATGTATTTAGCATTTGGTGCTATAAAGTATGGCTGGAATGGGAAATCCGATCCCAAGAACAAGACGGTGTCAGCACCGCGCGCAACTTCAACGCCAGGTTTAGAAGCCACACGGCCGGCCGAGCCCATGTTTGCCTTATAATCATCAGGCACGATTCCCTTAGCCAAGGCAGTCGTGATGATCGGAATATGCGTTTTTTCTGAGAAAGCGATGATCTCGTCGCGCGCACCCCGCGCGCCATTTCCAACATACAAGATTGGCTTCTTCGCATCTTTCAAGATATCCCAAGCTGCGGCAACCTGATCCGGGTCTGGATCAGGCAAAAGCGGCTTCTGGTACAGATTGGCTGATGATACATAATTGTCATCAATCTGGGTCCAACCTAAATCCTTTGGAATAGTCACAACGGCAACCCCGTTATGCTTATAAGCCTGACGAATCGCCTCGTCAACAACATGAGGCAATTGCTCAGCAGTCATGGCTGTACGGTTGTATACAGACACATCAGCAAACATTGGGTTCTCGTTCATTTCTTGGAAATAATTGGTGTTCATGGCAGCAGTTGGTACTTGCCCTACCAATGCCAAAACTGGCACATTATCATACTGTGCGTCATACAACCCATTCAGAAGATGAACAGCACCAGGACCGGCAGAACCAAACGTCGCCCCGATTCGACCCGTTACCTTAGCTTCACCTGCAGCAGCCAATGCGCCTACTTCTTCATGGCGAACCTGAACATAATTAATGGTGTGACGGCGATTGTACAGCGCATTCATGGTACTATCAAAGGAACCGCCCGGTAACCCATAAATATTATGGATACCCCAGTCTTCGAGCACCTTGATCATTGCGTCTGCGGCGTTTATTTTTTCTGTCATGACACTTGCCTCCAATATTATTACTTACATTTTGTAAGTTCTTTACGATTACGAGTATAACAATTTATTGATAACAATGCAAGCCCTTTCATCTGGTTTAAGCAACCTTAACGCCCAAATTGCGACCTTAGCGTATAAAACGCTTAAACTAGCAAGCGACGACACCATAACAGTCAAACAAGTGAACTAATACAGCATCACCACGCCATAACATGCTTGGTAAATCTTTTTCACAAATTAACTTCATGATGATCAGGATCATGGATCAAAAAACAGGACCGTCGAGGGACGGTCCTGTTCATCATCTTATTAGCTGTCAAGCATTACCGCTGCTGATATTGACGTTCTTGACCGATCACACCGGTCAAAACAAACTGACCATGATAATAAGTCGGATCACTACGATAATCTTCTGGATCATAAGGCACCTTATCGCTGAAAACAGCTTCGTATTCAGGAACGGTTAATTCCTGACGATCAGCCAACATTTTAGCGTGATTGGCTGCATGCAGTTGTGCGGCAAAATCCGGTTGCAAGATGCCGCTAAAAAATTCTGCCACGGCCCCGGAGCCATACGAGAATAAACCGATCCGGTCACCCGCTTTCAAGCTAGTATCATTGTCCAACAACGACAGCAGACCCAAATACAAAGAACCGGTATAAATATTGCCAACTCGCCGGCAGTACCGAGTGCTTGCCTCAAAGCGCCGTTGCAGTCGCTCGCCAGTGGCTTCATCTGTGTCCGGCAGAACAAGCTTTAAAGCTTTCTTGCCCATTTTGGTATACGGTAAATGGAATGTCATCGCAGCAAAATCACTTGCTGTGTGATGGCGTTGGGTCTGGTATCGTGACCAAATTGCTTGAAAAAAAGCTAAATATTGTTCCGTTGAATACTTTCCTTGTGCAATTGCTGTGTCTTGATAAACCGGCCGCCAAAAATCGTCAATAGATTCAGACCGATAAACCGAATCGTCTTCAATGGTCATGATGTGCGGCTCTGCTTTGATTAACATGGCAACCGCGCCCGCACCTTGTGTGACTTCTCCTGCTGTTGCCAAACCGTACCGGGCGATATCCGCAGCAATGACTAAAACGGTTTTATCTGGGTGAGCGGCGATGTAGTCACGCGCCATCATTAGTGCGGCAGTACCGCCATAACAAGCTTCCTTTAACTCAACGGCCCGCACCCACTCAGGGAGTGCCAATAAATCATGAATAAACAATGCAGACGATTTACTGGCATCAACACCACTTTCAGTACCAACCAAGACCATGCCCAAGCTAGCGCGAATCGCTGGCGTCAACAACTTTGTCGCTGCATTCGCACCCATCGTGACAATGTCTTGGCTAGAAGGTGGTACCGCTTGCTCGTCTTGGCCAATGCCAATCGTATATTTGTCCGGATCATCACCTCGAACCTGCGCGAGTTTTACTAAATCAACGTAGAAATCTGGGGTGTCCATAGCGATTGCATCAATCCCGATTTTCATCTTTTGATTGGCCTACTTTCTTGTTTAAACGAATGGTTGTTAAATATTGTTGCGCATGTTTTAAATCCATACTACCTTGACGAAGTGCGTTCACAAGCATCGGCAATTCTGTTTCTGTTGCCCCGGCAGCAATGGCGAGGGCATTAGCTTGCAACTTCATGTGACCAGCTTGAATCCCCGGTCCAGCCAATGCTCGCATCGCAGCAAGATTTTGCACCAACCCGAGGGCGGCAATAACTTGCTGCATGATAGCTAAATTCTGATACCCACCGAGCCGACGGACAACCTGCGCCATTGGTAAAGCACCGATCGCCCCGCCAACTGCCCCCATCGGCAAGGGCAGCTGTAAGTGACCAACTAAATGGCCCTGATCCATATACCAGCGCGATAAAGGCTGATACCTGCCAGACGCACATGCAAATGCACCGATACTTGCTGCGACAGCGCGGGTATCATTGCCAGTAGCCAATACAGCACCAATAATACCGTTAAGAATGCCCTTGTTGTGGGTCACTGCCCGCTCAGCATCGACAAAGGCTAAATCGCTAAGCTGAACAATTTTCTTAGCAATCACATCTCCAGAAACAGCTTTCGTCGCTAAAGAAACCGGCTCAAGCGAAACCTCAGCCGTCACGAGTTCTGTTGGCGCGTTGGTTAGAATACTGACAAGCACATCACCGTCTACCCAGCTTGTCACCGCCGCTGCGACCGCTTCGGCAACTGTATTCGCATAATTGGCCCCCATTGCCTGTTGCGGATCGAGCGTTAAACGGATTTTCAAGAACTGCGCTCCTAGTGATTCGACTGTTAACTGATCAAGACCACCGCCACGTTGAATCATCGAAGGATGCGCAACCGCAATGACTTTCTGAATATCAGTCTGATGAGCCAAAATCGTTTGCCTTGCTTGCACTAAGTCGGTCAAGTTAGTCAGGACTACTTCAGCGACCACTCGATGCGCCGCTACATGGGTCCTAACGCCGCCGTTTGCAGTCGCAAGCCTGGCCCCATTACTGGCAGCTGCAATCACAGAAGGTTCCTCATCCGCTATAGGCACTTGATGTAGCTGTCCATTGACCAACAAATTGCGAGCAACGCCTAGGGGTAAAGGAAACTCGCCGATAGCATTTTCGATCAGACGCGCTCCTGTGACTTCAGGCAAGCTATGCGTACCAGCTAACAACGCAGCATCCTGTGTTGTTAACCACCCTTCTTGAACCAATTGGTCACGCCGTTTTTCTGGAGACAACTCGTAAAATTTCATCACGATCTCCCTCAGACATGCATCGCGATTTGCATGGCGATACCGATGCCACCGCCAACGCACAATGCGGCAATGCCTTGGCGTTGATTACGTTCAGCCAGATCGTACAATAATGAGATTAAAATTCGGGCACCTGAAGCTCCCAATGGATGACCCAACGCTAAGGCGCCACCATTGATATTGAATTGTTCATCCTTTAAACCAAGGTCACGAGCCACAGCAACGCTTTGTGAGGCAAATGCTTCATTCAATTCAATTTGATCAATTGCCGCGATAGAGCCGCCGGTTGCCTGCAGTATTTTATCGATCGCCAGTTTTGGCGCATACCCCATAATTGCCGGATCAATACCCACCTCGGCAAAACCAGTGATCGTCGCTAAATAATGGAGCCCCAGTTGTTCGGCTTTCGATTTTGCCATCAGGATCAAGGCGGCTGCGCCATCATTAATGCCGCTTGCGTTACCTGCTGTAACAGTACCGCCGACTTCAAAAACAGGCGGTAATTGGGCTAATTTAGCCAATGACGTATCGGGCCGAATGGCTGAATCACGATCTACGATGACATCCCCGTGACGGGCAGCAATCGTCACTGGGGCGATCTGACTCTTAAACCGACCCTCAGCTGCGGCGGCCGCGGCGCGTAAATGCGAACGGAGAGCAAACTCATCTTGCTCCTGACGACTGACGTTAAATTGTGTCGCCACATTTTCCGCCGTGATTCCCATTGGCTGTTGACTGAAGGCATCATTTAATCCATCGCGACTCAAACCGTCAACCAGCGTTGTATCGCCAAATTTGTGGCCTGAACGAACCGCTTCGGCGTAATAAGGTACTTGACTCATGCTTTCGGTACCGCCCACAAGCACCGCGTCAGCCTCGCCGAGTTGAATGGCAGCTTGCCCAAGCCGCACTGCCTTCAGGCCTGAGCCACAGACTTCATTGACAGTCATCGCCGTGCTGCTAGTGGCCATACCGCTTTTTAATCCGATTTGTCGGGCAACATTCTGCCCAGAACCAGCCTGCATGACATTACCAAAGATCGCCTGGTTGAGTAACGCTGGGTCAATTCGTGCAGCCTTAATCGCCGCCTGCGCTGCCGCAACCCCTAAATCAACGGCACTGGCGCCAGCCAAATCACCACCCAACTTACCAATCGGCGTCCGTTTGGCACTTAGAATCACAACTTCTTCCATGATGACCTCCTAAAGAGCGTGAACAGCCAACCGGCGCATAATCAAGAACGAGGGCAATGGCCGAGCCATTGTTCTCGTGGTTCTGATGTGCCGGTTTCTGTGGCTATGAACGCGTTTCGACAAGCATATGCTGAGATAAACCGTTTCAGTTTATCACAGTCGTTCAGATGACGCACTGATATAATAAGAGCGTGAGCCAACCCGGTTACACCGACTTTTGGGTTGGCGATCGCCTAAAAACGCTACTCATCTCCGTTTACTAAATAGATTGTATGCGATTGTTCCCCAAAGCAACAACCATCTTGACCAATCCTTAATGAATCATTTCGAAAGAAGGCTACCTCATGCGTGTCACCGATTTGCTGGCTTTACTAGCCGATCAAAATAAAAACGCCTCGGTGTTACTCGACACAAAGCCGACACCAAGTCGTTTTGACGATTTTAAGTTAACAACCGTTAATGATCAACCGCAACTGGTCTTTCAGCCTAATCCTGAGCGCAAAGCCGCATTGCGCGTTTGGGAATTGCAACTCTTACTGAACCAACCTGATTTACAGCAACGATTCGTTTATCTAGCTGATGTTGATGAACCGCGTGCGTTATTTGGATTTGTTAAACGGCAAATTGGCTTGCTGCTCAATTGATTACGCTGGATGTTTGGTCGCAGCTAACCGTTTAGCAACGCTTTCCAAATAATGATGACTTTCAATCATTTCCCGACAATCAAACTGATCCTTTAAGCCAATTTCATAAATCCGACTCGCATCTTGATTCAATAGTGGCAAGACCCGCGCCCAATCAATCCGTCCGCGGCCAAGCGGTAAACTATCATGCGTTTGCCCCATGGAATCAACAAGATGATAGTGCCGAATCAGCGGCTTCAGATGCGCTAGGCTGGCCATGAGCCGATCATTATCGCCATGTAACACAATAAATGTATGACTGGTATCATAGGCTAAAGGTAAATGCCAGCGCAACAAACGGTCTTCAAAGGTGGGATCACCATATCGGAAAATCGGTGACATGGAATTTTCAAACACGACATGGCCCGGTGCTTCCTGAGCAAAAGCAATCATGCGCGCCAAGGCAATGTCTTGTGCTTTGCCCACATCTGTCCAGCCAGCATAATCACCAGGCGTGTCAACGCGGTATCCGCCGTGAATCAAAGCCGTGGCGTTAGCTTTTTTGGCAAAGTTCATGAGTTTAACCGAACTTGTCATTAAAAAGTCATAGCGTGTAGGATACTTCGTCGGATTCATGGCAAGCTCATTACGCTGGCCGCGAAACCGCATCGGATGATGAAAAACCACCGTTGGCACCTGACTCTGAACTAATGCTGCCATCTGTACAAAATGCGACCATCCAGCTTCGGTAAAATCATTTTCGGTGAGATGAAATTCGAATACATCAGGATGATATTGCAGCCGATCACGAATCTGCCGCTCATCTGTACTAGCCTTTAAGCCTAATAGCATGTACACTTTTCCTCCTTAATTCAAAACCCGCTCATGATCCCAAAAATTGCTCATAAGAACGTTAAGCATCGCTGACCAAGGCTCTAAGCGGCTTCTGCTACGCTTTCGAAGCGCTCCTACTTGTACTTTCAAATTTCAGTTGTCTTTTTAACTTGGCAACCGGCGCATTAAACGTTTCAACTTTTTACGATCAATCAGCATCACACCCAAGTCATCGGCCAAGGCGATCGCCGAATCAGAAAATTCGCTATTGGTGATCACCGCCGCTTCGTCGAGCTGGTAAAAATGATGGCCCGCCCAAACTTCCTGCACGGCCTTGTTGCCAACGAAACCTGTGTAACGCTTGCACTGAAAGCCAATCGTTTTACCTTTTTTGCGGGCAATAATGTCAATTCCTTGATCACCTGAAGCCTGCGTCAGTTGAATGTGATTAAACCCATTGCGCTTCAACAGATACGCGCAAAAAGATTCAAACTTTTCACCCTCCATGATATCGACAGTTTCCATTTTCAAATCACGAAAACGAAAATGATGATGATAAAGCATGATGGCATTGATCACAACAAAAAGACTGATGATTCCAAAACTAGCCGGATCACCATATTGCCGCAGTTGGCGGGGCAGAAAACTGCGGGCCCAAAAGCTGTAAGCGAGTCCCAAAATAAAGAGCCCCCACAACAGCTGATAGGCTTTTTTGAGTAACGTTCTCATGGGTCTACCCCTCTCTTTCCCTTTAAGCCTAGCAGATTCACCGCGTAATTGCATTGAATCTCTGCCAATTTTTCTGTACGCTTAAGGGATTGAGAGAGGAAGCGTTTTCGTCATGCAACTAAGTGCCAAGATCTTTGCCAAAGTCGGTAGCGAACGGATTACCCAGTATTCTTTAGTCAATGACCATCAGATGACGCTACGTTTTTTAACGTTTGGTGCTCGGGTTCAACAGGTTCGCCTGCCAAATGCTGCAGGTGACGATCCTAATCTGCTGCTCGGGTTCGTCACGCTGGAAGACTACTTACACCAACCCGGTTACCTAGGCTCCTTTACCGGCCCTTTACAGGCAGCTGACGCTGAGCTAGCCCCGGGTTCATGGCAAAACTGGAATTGGGCGGTTAAAACCAGTCAAGAAACCGATCTAGCCATCACATTCACCCTAACATTACCTGAAAATGCTGACGGTCAGCCAGGCCAGCGAGAACTCAGTATTACCCACCGATTGACAAATGACAATTTGTGGCAGATTGACATGCAGGTGGCAACCACTGCCGACTTGAAAATACATCCCCGGCTCAATTTGCCTTGGCTGCTCACTGCCGACCCTGCCCAAACAATGCTTTCAGCCAAGTTGACTGCCGATGAACATGTTACCCCTGTCCCTAAAACTGCCCGCTGTGAGACTGCGCAACGCTATTCCCTTGCGGCCGCCGATTGGCAGTTGGCATATCTAAGCGATGCTTCATTCACGAGAATTGATTCTTACGCTGGCATCAACTCCGAAAATAATTTTAACGGTATTCTCGGCCAACCCAATGTAGCAGTCGGCTTTTCGCCGGAAATGAACCAAGACGCTCTGCCGTGGGTGTTGCCAGCCGGTGCAACTTGGCGGCATCATGCGGAATTTCACTTATCTAGCAACGCAAACTAAAAAGGTTTGACCCCACGGTATCTGTTGTGGGGTCAAACCTTTTTTCCAATCATTGATGATTAATAGTTCATAAAAACATCCTTGAAGACTTTAACACTGTCAAAGACGTCTTTTAAAGTGACGTATTCATCCGTCTCATGAGACGTTTCATTTCCCGGGCCATAAATAGCTAAATCAAGACCGTCATGATAGAACAACGCCGCATCCGTGATGCCGGTGCGATAGGCCACTTGACCACGATTCAGCCCCGCACGTTGACGGGCTGTCTGTACCAACTGAATCAAATCATTATCAGGTGAAGCCGCAGCTGCCCCTAAAACGGAATCAATTGACAGACTCAACCGAACACCCTTAGGCACTGTCGTTTTAGCTGCTTGTTTCAACGCCGCAATAAACGCATCATTATCCGCAATCATGGTTGTCCGGATGTT
This genomic window from Lacticaseibacillus paracasei subsp. paracasei contains:
- a CDS encoding aldose 1-epimerase, with the translated sequence MQLSAKIFAKVGSERITQYSLVNDHQMTLRFLTFGARVQQVRLPNAAGDDPNLLLGFVTLEDYLHQPGYLGSFTGPLQAADAELAPGSWQNWNWAVKTSQETDLAITFTLTLPENADGQPGQRELSITHRLTNDNLWQIDMQVATTADLKIHPRLNLPWLLTADPAQTMLSAKLTADEHVTPVPKTARCETAQRYSLAAADWQLAYLSDASFTRIDSYAGINSENNFNGILGQPNVAVGFSPEMNQDALPWVLPAGATWRHHAEFHLSSNAN